From Oncorhynchus clarkii lewisi isolate Uvic-CL-2024 unplaced genomic scaffold, UVic_Ocla_1.0 unplaced_contig_1259_pilon_pilon, whole genome shotgun sequence, the proteins below share one genomic window:
- the LOC139402195 gene encoding protein phosphatase 1 regulatory subunit 29-like has product MLSRLHTHSSSSSPSTPTLLILPSLILFLHLPGLVWGDCWLIEGDKGYVWLAICSQNQPPYETIPQHINNTVHDLRLNENKLKMIPYTSMYRFTNLTDLNLTKNEISYIEDGAFAQQANLQVLQLGYNKLTNLTEAMMRGLGRLQCLFLQHNLIEVIGNNALDECLSLNSIDLSSNKLARLDPSTFTILNRLMVCELAGNPFHCGCDLYNFLTWLEAFNNVTHTYDRLQCETPREMFGYPLLSPIASGHAGHNARTILSSVCRDGVFIPGMTSLPPDSDSSGMGPDMFDRVGPYHQPTTSSSSTEHSFSPSIKLHHVSLFTASIMVQIPRPYSKMYILVQYNNTFVSDVMNLKLKKEMITLNKLKPHTNYTFCVASIRTSQRYNHTCLQFSTRAQNPDDMPPTPSTTTHYIMTIVGCLIGMLCILGLIYYCLRKKRRHEEKQKSICVKKTILEMRYGPEVAAAVGNDPSAVQKLQEQAQGQGHHQYQHHTHGGKLPMSASSSGMLHSANTSSSRLSSIPQDKMPTAFSEAMLTSKGNYMDVRTEGVMRDGGRTGGQGGMKDEDLREEDGTDVGEDSDDDGRGSASEISTIAMEVDKVNQIINNCIDALKLDSVMAASSTASSATTTTSYPTSPPPTCTSSLTRGLIPLSPGITETCPGLPSPTTKIPPPPPLPFSVPLSERPGISGGGFVSPPYRPPPPASAVRPVMRQMSADAAVVISAVKKQCSTSSCNSMGRDRERGTGGGGRVYSLDIHEPRSPDPCQQYPGERGSPAGCGEPLERLPLVGSGGGGGGGGGCGSGGGGGVDGITNQHHQQQQQQQGQGQGQEQQEDYHCSEHRHSVPALYYEGSHQGSPHQRASFLKPLTRSRRDAASYSQLSPSRHQNYSGYSSSPEYSSESSLRIWERFRPYRKGQRDESCYVTAGNALRKKVQFAKGEDLHDILDYWKGVSAQQKL; this is encoded by the exons ATGCTCAGCAGGCTTCACactcactcctcctcttcctctccatctacccccaccctcctcatccttccctctctcatcctcttcctccaccttccGGGCCTGGTCTGGGGGGACTGCTGGCTGATCGAGGGGGACAAGGGCTACGTGTGGCTAGCCATCTGCAGCCAGAACCAGCCTCCATATGAGACCATCCCCCAGCACATCAATAACACGGTCCACGACCTGAGGCTCAACGAGAACAAGCTCAAAATGATCCCCTATACCTCCATGTACCGCTTCACCAACCTCACGGACCTCAACCTCACCAAGAATGAGATCTCCTACATCGAGGACGGGGCCTTCGCTCAACAGGCCAACCTACAG GTTCTCCAGCTGGGCTACAACAAACTGACCAACCTGACAGAAGCCATGATGAGGGGCCTGGGCCGGCTGCAGTGCCTCTTCCTCCAGCACAACCTCATTGAG GTCATTGGCAACAATGCATTGGATGAGTGCCTCAGTCTCAACAGCATTGACCTGTCGTCCAATAAGCTGGCCCGCCTCGACCCCTCCACCTTTACCATTTTGAATCGCCTCATGGTGTGTGAGCTGGCTGGGAACCCCTTCCATTGTGGCTGTGACTTGTACAACTTCCTCACCTGGCTGGAGGCCTTCAATAACGTCACACACACCTACGACCGGCTCCAGTGCGAGACCCCCAGGGAGATGTTTGGCTACCCACTCCTGAGTCCCATCGCGTCCGGCCACGCCGGGCACAACGCTCGGACGATTCTGTCCTCTGTCTGCCGGGATGGGGTCTTCATCCCCGGGATGACGTCTCTCCCGCCAGACTCAGATTCCTCCGGAATGGGCCCGGACATGTTTGACCGTGTGGGTCCGTACCACCAACCCACCACCTCGTCTTCCTCCACGGAGCACAGCTTCAGCCCCAGCATCAAGCTCCACCACGTGTCCCTCTTCACGGCCTCTATCATGGTCCAGATCCCCAGACCTTACAGCAAGATGTACATCCTGGTGCAGTACAATAACACCTTTGTCTCTGATGTCATGAACCTGAAGCTCAAGAAGGAGATGATCACACTGAACAAGCTCAAGCCACACACCAACTATACCTTCTGCGTGGCCTCCATCCGGACCTCCCAGCGCTACAACCACACCTGTCTCCAGTTCTCCACCCGAGCCCAGAACCCCGACGACATGCCGCCAACACCTTCCACCACCACCCACTACATAATGACCATCGTGGGCTGCCTCATCGGGATGCTCTGCATCCTGGGCCTCATCTACTATTgtctgaggaagaagaggaggcatGAGGAGAAGCAAAAGTCCATCTGTGTGAAGAAGACGATTCTAGAAATGAGGTATGGCCCGGAGGTGGCGGCGGCCGTGGGGAACGACCCGTCTGCGGTGCAGAAGCTCCAGGAGCAGGCCCAGGGTCAGGGCCACCACCAGTACCAGCACCACACGCACGGGGGCAAGCTACCAATGTCTGCCTCCTCCTCGGGCATGCTTCACTCCGCCAACACCTCTTCCTCCagactctcctccatccctcaggATAAGATGCCCACCGCCTTCTCTGAGGCCATGCTGACCAGCAAAGGCAACTACATGGATGTAAGGACGGAGGGGgtgatgagagatggagggaggacaggaggacagggagggatgaAGGATGAGGATCTAAGAGAAGAGGACGGGACGGACGTGGGGGAGGATTCGGACGATGACGGGCGAGGCTCGGCCTCGGAGATCTCCACCATCGCCATGGAGGTGGATAAGGTCAACCAGATCATCAATAACTGCATCGACGCCCTGAAGCTGGACTCTGTCATGGCCGCCTCCTCCACTGCCTCttccgccaccaccaccacctcctacCCCACCTCCCCTCCACCCACCTGCACCTCCTCCTTGACCCGTGGCCTCATCCCTCTTTCCCCCGGCATCACTGAGACCTGCCCGGGCCTGCCCTCCCCTACCACCAAGATCCCCCCTCCACCGCCGCTCCccttctccgtccctctctcgGAGCGTCCGGGGATCAGTGGCGGGGGGTTTGTGTCGCCACCCTACCGGCCGCCTCCTCCTGCGTCCGCTGTGCGCCCCGTCATGAGGCAGATGAGCGCTGACGCTGCGGTGGTGATCAGTGCCGTGAAGAAGCAGTGCAGCACCTCGTCCTGCAACTCCATGGGACGTGACCGGGAACGagggaccggaggaggaggccgGGTCTACAGCCTGGATATCCACGAGCCCCGCAGCCCGGACCCCTGCCAGCAGTACCCAGGGGAGAGAGGCAGCCCCGCGGGGTGTGGAGAGCCCCTGGAGCGGCTGCCTCTGGTGGGGAGCggtgggggaggaggtgggggtggtgggtgtggtagtggaggtggtggtggtgttgatggtattaCCAACCAGCatcaccagcagcagcagcagcagcagggacagggacagggacaggaacagcAGGAGGACTACCACTGCTCAGAGCACCGCCACTCTGTCCCAGCTCTGTACTACGAGGGCTCCCACCAGGGCTCGCCGCACCAGAGGGCCTCCTTCCTCAAGCCCCTGACCCGCTCCCGCCGTGACGCCGCCTCCTACTCGCAGCTCTCGCCCTCCCGCCACCAAAACTACTCCGGGTACTCCTCCAGCCCTGAGTATTCCTCAGAGAGCTCTCTGAGGATCTGGGAGAGGTTCCGGCCCTACAGGAAGGGCCAGAGGGATGAGTCATGCTACGTCACGGCCGGGAACGCCTTAAGGAAGAAGGTGCAGTTTGCCAAAGGGGAGGACCTCCACGACATCCTCGACTACTGGAAGGGCGTGTCAGCCCAGCAGAAGCTGTGA